The sequence gcccgccccggccggcaccgcgctgcgccctgcgcccccgcctccccccggccggcaccgcgctgcgccctgCGCTCTCAGGCCGGCACTGCGCTGCGCCCTGCGTCCTGGGCCtctccggcccggcaccgcgtTGAGCCCTATGCCTCTCCGGCCCCGCACTGCGCTGCGCCCTGCGCCCTACGTCCTGAGCCTCTCCGGAACCGCGCGGCGCTGCGCTCTGTGCTGCCCGGGCCAGGCGCCGACTAACCTGTCGCTTCCCCACGCAGAGCTCGCGCTATTCCAAGCTAGAGAAGGCGGATATTCTGGAGATGACCGTGCAGTTCCTCAAGGAgatccccgccccctgcccccccgtcccaggtgagtgctgcctcctcccagcccagacacctgctCGCAGCCGGGCCCAGGCCGGCGACAGGGCCAGCCCTTCCTCAAATCGCTCAGTCCGGggaatcccctccctccccaggaacCCCCAGCCAGACCACGTGTTCCTCCTACTCCCTGGAGTCCCCCTTCCTTTATCCATTGCCAAGTATCTGACTTTATTCACCTGCGGCTGcagcccccggcccctctccgTGCCAGGGCATGCTCCCCTTGCAGCCGCTGGGACTGGGCCCAGGGGGCAGTCCGGGCCTCTCCCTGCCATGGGCTGGCCAAGCCCCCCTGCCAAGGCAGCCCTGACTCCGCGGCTGAGCACTGACTCgctgtctctctcctccagacCCCGCCGAGAGTTACCGGGAAGGATACCGAGCCTGCCTGTCCCGCCTCACCAGCCTGCTGGCAAAGTCCCACCTCCTGGGCAGAGACTCGTGCAGCCACCTCCTGGAGCACCTGCAAAGGACCAGCGCTGAGCCCAACAGCTGCCAGGACTGCAGCAGCCCCACGGACTCATGCCCAGCCTGGTGGAGGGCAATGCCAGCCAGCCCGGCCAGGGGGCTGCGGGAGATCTCACCCCCTCGCCCCCAAGCTGCAAATCCAGGCATCTGGAGGCCCTGGTAGAGCAGCGGACTCTGCACATCTCTGCCTGTACATAGGGGAGCCCAGCTATTTATTTGTACATTGATCGCCCTCTTCCTTTCCAGTGTAAATACCATAGAcagcccctgccagagccccgccGGGGCCTGGGCAGCTCAGCACGTGGTCCCTGTGCGGGTGACAAGGCAGCGGGGTGAAGTGGAACCTGGTAAACCCAAAGGGGTGTCTCCTGGGCCTGTGAACTGCACACTGCTTGGCCAGAGGCCGACTGGCCCTTGCTATGGAGTCACTAGAGTTTCATATGCGGGAGACACTTTATATTTTCATACAAATAAAATGCTCTGACTGAAGCACCCTGGCCTGTGTGGTGGTGTGGTGCCTGGGCATGAGCTAGCCGTGTCGCGCTCTGCATTGCAGGCCGGGTGGGGGACCCATGCAGGGGACAGCCCGAGGCCTAGGTCCTAAGTTGCCCTTAGTGCCTGTGGAGGCTCCTGACATCCAGGTGTGATCAGCgtggaggggagcagggctggagtggcCATGGGGAGCGTGTCGCTGCTGGCGCAGCAAATCCCCTGCTGTGAGGATGGACAATCCCTGGTACTAAGCTAAGTGGGATGAAGCGTGGGCACCTGTCCCGTTCTGGGTCCGGCGAGTGGATGGCTCCCCACATGCACCAATCATCACTGAGCCGCGGCACCAGCAAGGGATGACAGGGCTGCCCTCCTCCACTGACACTTCTGCCACGGTATCGCTGTGCGGTATCCTGGTCAGGACACTAGTCTGGGCCTAGTGCCTGTCTGGGGTGGATGCACATGCCCTCTGGCTAGAGGATGGGTCTAGTGATGGTTCGTAGAGGTGGAAGGTTGCATGGGGATGTTCCTCCTGGGACCGAAACAGCcacctggggatgggggcagctagCATCATACTCAGCACTTTCCATCTTCAGAGCACGGTACAGTCTGAATCTGCTGGCCAGGGCCTAGTAGTCCTGCTCCTCTGCAAATGGGGCCACCACTGGCCACTAGAAGTTCTCTGTCCGATTAGAACAGAGGAGGGGGAGTACTTAACAGGGAAGTTACAAGGGAAGTCGGCATTGCTGGGAATCCCTCTGCCTCGCTGCTGACCCCCTCTGACACAGGGGCCGCTGTGGTCCAGCAGCTTGTATTGGGGCTAGAAGTCAGGTGCCCTGGGATGGCAGCTTGGCTTTGCCACTGGCTCAGTGCATGACTATATCCAAGACACTGAAACCTGCTGGTGGTGGGGGCCCAGCACTGTTGACAATCAGCCCCTTGTTTAGGTCACTTGAGGCACctgagtttgaaaatgttggcatttatctgactcagtttccccagctgtaaattgTGGCTGATAATACTCACCTTTAAGTGCTTTGGATGCaagcctgcctcttccccccagtgCACATTATTATCACACTGTTAAAGTCCAATTTCCCAGCTCTAAGGTTACTTGTagatattatttttttctgaatcagAACTCGCAAGGTTTTCTCTTTTATAATCAAAAACTGGCCTGGCCATTTCAGGTGGAACACTGCCTGCCTGAACCGTTTGTCTATTCATCGGGTTCCCATGCTGGTTTTGTGGGTTCACGAATGGGAGTTTTAGCCCTTTTGGAGTCCAGGAGCCTCGAAAGGTAGCAGGGATGGCTGCTTAGCTTTGGGGTGGGTTGGAAATGCTAATTAATTTCAATCAGATTAAAAGTCCCAGCATTTCTGTGGTCCCAGAAATGTATTCTTTTCTTTGGAAGACTATTCCTAGCCTGTCCTAGTACAGATGTGTAAAGTCAGTCCTGCCAACCTGTTTCCAGCCTGTTCTCGAAAGGAGACGGCATCAAACACCAGCAGCATCCGGCTACCTGCACGAATGTGTCTGTGCGGCTTCTGCCCCTCAGTCCAGCT comes from Trachemys scripta elegans isolate TJP31775 chromosome 19, CAS_Tse_1.0, whole genome shotgun sequence and encodes:
- the HES2 gene encoding transcription factor HES-2, producing the protein MSPRSAAPEAAQSYSSRLGAHRKTGEAAELRKTLKPLMEKRRRARINESLNQLKTLILPLIGKDSSRYSKLEKADILEMTVQFLKEIPAPCPPVPDPAESYREGYRACLSRLTSLLAKSHLLGRDSCSHLLEHLQRTSAEPNSCQDCSSPTDSCPAWWRAMPASPARGLREISPPRPQAANPGIWRPW